From Cheilinus undulatus linkage group 18, ASM1832078v1, whole genome shotgun sequence, the proteins below share one genomic window:
- the rps6kl1 gene encoding uncharacterized protein rps6kl1 has protein sequence MAKRDYLVEAAKQIRMALDSEVNEDYEAAFSYYKNGVDLLLNGVQLDPNKDRREAVKRKTTQYLKRAEEIFITHLQDNLGKGSSHLGGYSSLRFRPIRHLSSPVEDLEMCKVVGVTDKVLIVQSMVNKETFVVKSLVKSSWESRDQPTIIPQGVPYMVKLLRYYVSEDAVYLHLEHVKGGRLFSKLNKLRNEKAKEHPECFTAGQPSIKMKTSYTSPSISTDYQHNTGEGTRVKLSDESADTDFPTSWDETQQLVESCGTHSYIEETGCLQNKRSAASFYTKLERLTLHTGPTRAQVNTHIHPPAPSLCLHSGETQEQPALPLSCARVSQALNTMSGLHAKKAGMGLTECSSEFEVAWKAAEPAQNCEKINPYAVTDSHSLNLIGPTSPHTNQTSLTKAGSPSSEYNGLSSSPAILHLPLHCQTQIRGRASWDTNGSHQGSVLTGHATEMVTDSKQESSPTSEERNGMVVVKSTDRAVFSEHTDSQISVESHWTSSSSLCHSFAAKQGTFLGVQLALSGDMYKGGTSSKDGVEEACELSPKEKVPPTKERSFMSWFSSNTAEALPHRKTEDVVLKSEGSEGQGEDQIIEVDGWCHLPRFPMKPSRPAEKTMQTCWGLPEAEVRVWGAQILLALESLHQQGILCRDLNPRNVLLTSNGKVCLTFFGQWSEVQSEICSKAMDQMYCAPEIGGVSRVTEACDWWSLGALLFELLTGMPLWQLHPAGIHSHTQLLIPDHLSTAAASLLTELLQFDAGYRLGSGGGGVSDIKCHPFFSAISWKALSC, from the exons ATGGCGAAGAGGGATTACCTGGTAGAGGCGGCCAAGCAGATCCGCATGGCCTTGGACAGTGAGGTCAACGAGGACTATGAGGCTGCTTTCAGCTACTACAAGAATGGGGTGGACCTGCTGCTGAATGGGGTTCAGT TGGATCCAAATAAGGATCGTCGGGAGGCTGTGAAGAGAAAAACAACTCAGTATCTGAAGAGGGCTGAGGAAATCTTCATCACACATCTGCAGGATAACCTTGGGAAAGGAAGCTCTCATTTAGGG GGTTACAGCAGTCTGcggttcagaccaatcagacaCTTGAGTTCGCCTGTGGAGGACCTCGAGATGTGTAAGGTGGTTGGAGTGACTGATAAG GTCCTGATTGTCCAAAGTATGGTCAATAAGGAGACATTTGTCGTTAAG AGTCTGGTTAAGTCAAGCTGGGAGAGCAGGGATCAGCCGACCATTATTCCTCAGGGGGTGCCGTACATGGTAAAGCTGCTGAGATACTACGTCAGCGAGGATGCAGTGTACCTGCATCTGGAGCATGTGAAAG GTGGGAGGCTCTTCTCTAAGCTGAACAAACTAAGGAACGAGAAGGCTAAGGAACACCCAGAGTGCTTCACCGCTGGGCAGCCAAGCATCAAAATGAAGACCAGCTACACCTCACCTTCAATCAGCACAGACTACCAGCACAACACTGGAGAAGGCACAAGAGTTAAGCTAAGTGATGAGAGTGCTGATACTGACTTTCCCACCTCATGGGACGAGACTCAGCAGCTTGTGGAAAGCTGCGGCACTCACTCTTACATCGAAGAGACGGGCTGTCTGCAGAACAAACGCTCCGCGGCTTCATTTTATACCAAGCTAGAAAGGCTAACCCTGCATACTGGCCCCACAAGAGCGCAGGTCAACACCCACATCCATCCACCAGCTCCCAGTTTGTGTTTGCATTCTGGTGAAACTCAGGAACAGCCCGCTCTTCCTCTGTCTTGCGCTCGTGTCAGTCAGGCCCTTAACACCATGTCAGGCCTGCATGCGAAGAAGGCCGGGATGGGACTGACGGAATGCAGCTCTGAGTTTGAAGTGGCTTGGAAAGCTGCTGAACCAGCACAAAACTGTGAGAAAATCAACCCCTATGCAGTAACTGATAGTCATTCACTTAACTTAATAGGACCAACATCACCTCATACCAACCAGACCTCATTGACAAAAGCAGGATCACCCAGCAGTGAATATAACGGTTTGAGTTCCTCCCCAGCCATTTTACATCTTCCTCTCCATTGCCAAACCCAAATTCGAGGCAGGGCTTCATGGGACACCAATGGCTCCCACCAAGGGTCTGTTTTGACTGGTCATGCCACAGAAATGGTTACAGACTCAAAGCAGGAAAGCAGCCCAACCAGCGAGGAAAGAAACGGGATGGTAGTCGTCAAAAGTACAGACAGAGCAGTATTTTCTGAACACACGGACTCACAGATTTCTGTAGAGAGCCATTGgacttcctcttcctccctctgtcaCAGCTTTGCAGCAAAACAGGGGACATTTTTAGGGGTCCAACTGGCCCTCTCAGGGGACATGTACAAAGGTGGAACAAGCTCAAAAGATGGTGTAGAGGAGGCATGTGAATTAAGTCCAAAAGAGAAGGTACCACCTACAAAAGAGCGCTCATTCATGAGCTGGTTTTCCTCCAACACTGCTGAAGCCCTGCCCCACAGGAAGACAGAGGATGTTGTCCTCAAATCAGAGGGATCAGAGGGACAGGGGGAAGATCAGATCATAGAAGTAGACGGCTGGTGCCACCTGCCTCGGTTTCCTATGAAGCCCTCCAGGCCTGCAGAAAAGACCATGCAGACTTGTTGGGGGCTTCCAGAAGCGGAGGTGCGTGTCTGGGGGGCTCAGATCCTTCTGGCACTGGAGAGTCTGCATCAGCAAGGCATCCTGTGTCGGGATCTCAACCCGAGAAATGTGCTGCTTACCAGCAATG GAAAGGTGTGTTTGACATTTTTCGGCCAGTGGAGTGAGGTTCAGTCAGAGATTTGCTCCAAAGCCATGGACCAGATGTACTGTGCTCCAG AGATCGGTGGGGTATCCAGAGTGACTGAGGCGTGTGATTGGTGGAGTCTGGGAGCTTTGCTGTTTGAGCTCCTCACAGGAATG CCACTCTGGCAGCTCCATCCAGCAGGAATCCACTCCCACACCCAGCTGCTCATCCCCGACCACCTGAGCACAGCAGCTGCGTCTCTGCTCACTGAG CTGCTTCAGTTTGACGCAGGCTATCGTCTGGGTTCTGGAGGTGGAGGTGTCAGCGACATCAAGTGTCACCCTTTCTTCAGCGCCATCTCCTGGAAAGCTCTGAGCTGTTAG